The Tursiops truncatus isolate mTurTru1 chromosome 9, mTurTru1.mat.Y, whole genome shotgun sequence DNA segment TTCCAACTATCTTGTAGAGatactatattaaaaattttaaatgtgaaatatacgatacataattaaaatgtataatcaaGTGTACTTTGTTGGCTTTGTGTCACTCcttttgtttggagaaatgtaagTACTCCTTAATTGTTTGAATAATATTAATGGCTGGCCTTCATGGGGTGTATCTGCAGATGTTTCTTGATCCCATGTGTACCAGCTATGTTTGGAGTATACATAGAATTAGGATTGAGATAAGTTTCTTGTGCTGACAGGTTTTCTTCTTAGAAGAGTAGGGTTGGGGGAAGATCTGGGTTTTGGGATATGATAGAGAAGAAAGGAGTATCATGGAAAGCGATCAGAAAACAACATTCCAGAGTGCGGGAGTCTTGAGGTAGCTAAGAacctgcccccctgcccctgcTTCTCTGCCCCACCATGCCACACACTTCCATATCCAGTGTTCGTGAATATTCTTTTGTTAGCCTCCTGTCGGTTTTATGTGGTGCATAATACAAGGTGATACATCATGGAAATCACCTTCTGTTCAGTGGATTGCAGTGTGGAAGTCTGAATTGTGTGTTGTTTCTCCAGCTTGCTCACGAAATTCATTTTAACTTTAATGTAGTTGAAATGCTAAATATTTGCTCAAGTAGTGTTTTCTACAGGATTGAACGTAGATTTTATCATCAGACAGATCTGAGTTCATTTTAGGGCTTTACTAACTTATTCATTGGCTTTGACCACATTGCCACTTCTGAGGGATTTTTATTGTCTTGCggattaaaagaaatacagataaattaGAAAGTTTAGTACCTGATACAAAGTGGGCATTCAATAAAGGGAAGTTGTTATTTTATGCTTTCATTACAAATGTTAAGTCCTCTAGCAATTTGGACTTGATAATGTAAGTTAGAGGTTTTTTTAAACTTGCATTTTTTACAATAATTAGAATTATCTAAAGTGAATAGGTATTATGGATTAACAAAAGGTATCTCTTTGTCAAATAAGTTAGGAAATGCACTATTATGCACTGCAGATCTCCAAAACAGTATAGTAAAACAGTTTTCCTCAATTTACGTAGCAACAaaatcccttttatttatttttccttttttagcagACATAGAATTGAAATGACTATTCTTAGCACACACTTCAGGAAAAACTTATCTAGAACAAATAATAATGTGcgttaagtgaataaatgattGTACCTACCATGTTCAGTCATGATATGAGATGATGGGGTGCTTAATGGTATATAGCAAGAGGTTGAAACCTTTTTATCACATTTTCTTATTGAAATAAATGAGAGGATTATCAAGTGTTGATTTCAATAACAAATCGTGTTTCAGCATATTTGGCTGACTTTATACTGTTAGTTTTTGACCCCAAGCCTATACTATTCAACAGCTATGGTATAGAATCTATCTACATTGTTGACTACTTTGACTATTAGAAAAAGTTTAGaagtaacaacaaaaataaattgtcaGTAGGGAaaattgtagctttttttttagtAAGGTAATTAAGGCACCatatatttacattattaaaaCATGACATATTTAAGTTACAGACCAAGTAAAACAGTGTATGTgctcagatatttttttctttcttcacaccAAAGCATGTATATTCAGTGTATGAGTTTGGTCATCTAAGTATGAAATGTTATGTCCTAGATGCAATGGATCAGCTAGAACAAAGAGTCAGTGAATTCTTcatgaatgcaaagaaaaataaaccggAGTGGAGAGAAGAGCAAATGGCATCCATTAAAAAGGTATGTTCAACACTCTGGATGATTTATCTGTGAATTTTTGAGACCCTCTGAggaagctattttaaaattaaatagtttgGGGCATATCAAAATGAGGGAAAGTTATCAATAGCTCTTTAGAATTTAAACGtgacttataaaattaaaaatgatgtatTAAATGTTAGAGCTTCAGGtataggaatttattttatatataaatttgtttgtttatttttggctgtgatgggtcttcattgctgcgcgtgggctttctctagttgcggcgagccggggctactcttcgttgcggtgtgtgggcttctcattgcagtggcttctctcgttgtggagcacgggctcttggcacacgggcttcagcagttgtggcttgcgggctctagagcacaggctcagtatttgtggcacaggggcccagttgctccgcagcatgtgggatcttcccggaccagggttcgaacccgtgtcctccacaccactgcgccaccaaggaagtccaggaATTTTTAATCATTGAAGCATCTTggtaatttagaaaattatttcaataattagTGACTCATTAGAGAGTCacaaaaccatttaaaaagtacattttttcttttaatttgttttgttgtAGTTACAGGTAATTAAAGTTGCCTTGTATTTAAATGTGTATTGTCTTCCAATTTGGGCCACATACTGGGGTGAAAATTAGCAACGTTgaagcatattttatatattgctagGTACCTGGGTTGATGGAATCATAGAAGAACAGAATCCTGAGAAttgaaaagatctttaaaaaatatttagtttaaaacTCTTAATTTGTACATCAGTTGGTCCTAGAAATACAGAATTCTTtgagtttttgttagttttatagTACTCAGAGCTCTCTTCCAGTTTAGAATGGATATCAGCTCTCCCCTCAAGGTTTGCTTTAAAGGTGTGATTTAGTTTATTTGGGGATACGGTGGAAAAACTACTCACAAGCCCTCAGTTTGGTCATGACTGTGCCATTTGACTGTGTGACATGGGACAGGTCCTTTAATACCTCTGAGTAATAATGGCTCCCTTACCCCCAACCTTCATAGAATTGTTCAAGAATCAACtgagaaagaaatttgaaaactagttgtgttgtttattttaccACATGGGGGGAATGTTATTTCTGTTAGGAGCAAAAACTTCAGAATCTTTTATAGAATTAGTCCTGACTTGGAGGATATCTGGAGGCCCAGGTGTGTGTGAGTATAGACTTCACATATATGCATCCTAAAGTCATTCATCATGCCTTTATCCTATTAGGTTTTTGAGGTAGCACGGCTTGGATATACCCTAAAAGTCTGATACTTAATGGAActtcatagaatttttaaaaaataatttgctttataCAGGGGAGAAATCTAAAGTATTGGTTGATTATATGAATTGATACCTAGCTTAAAATGAGAATTATAGAACAGTTGGAAACAATGGACATGCAGGTCAGAATCCTTTCAATAGTTGCTTTtataacaagttttaaaaatggttagCATAAATACTCTTTACAAATTAGATAAGTCTTACatcttaaataacatttatttttgaagaaaaagaactattCATTGGCTCACATAACTTGTACTAGTATAGAGGCTAGACTtggatgatatttattttttatttatatcttttctaGGAATTCTGAACATCTTCCTTTAATCCTTGGCTGTTGTCTAAAATTTCTAATCTTACCCTGTTCCCACCCTATCCCTAACTGGATTTTTATTGCTAATGTGTAATGACTGACAGTGATAACAAGCTATGATAATGAAAAATGCAGTTATATGTCCtgcatacacatatttttaaattattaatttattcttgAAACACGAATGTTTTTATTCAGGATTACTATAAAGCTTTGGAGGATGCAGACGAGAAGGTACAGTTGGCAAACCAGATATATGACTTGGTAAGTAAAGTTAATGTGCATGCTATGCTGTATTTGAATTATGGATTATGTTTTAAATGGTGTTGGCTTATATGTAATAGGAAGAACAGACTAAACTGAATTATTGCTCTCTTGATCCCATTTAATTTCAGAGTTCAGTGTCtactttttggtttctttgtggAAGAGAGCCAGAGAGTCCACAGTCAGTAGTAGGTCAAGAACCTTATATTTTAGCCAAATCTACGTTGCTATAAGATTGTAGCTGATGttagactttttttgtttttttaacaaaaatgggTGTTTATTATACTAATCCTTATCTTCTTAAGGGAGTGTGCTTACTTGCCTGATAAATCATCTTGAGATTGTTTCTGTGACAAAATACACGTAAGAGTACTATGTTGATAGTTCTTGGTAGTCTGATTAAAATGAAGAAGAGACTTATTTCAATCTGTGTTAATGGATAGCACTCAGCTGTCTATTAAGTGACGTCAGTAGATAGCACTCAGCAACTGGCACAGGTGGCAAAACTGGGAAACATGattaaatgaactttaaaaacaggGTTTTTTACAGTAGCAGCAGCACTTCTTAAAGATTGAAATCACCAAGAAGACAGATACATGCAATATTTCTCAAATTGGTATaattatgggtttttttaatgtaacgCATCTTCTCCCAAAGTATATACTTTAGGAAATACTCATTTCTGATTCTTTCTCAAAGCAAGTTAAAGCTGAAGACAAATGCTCACTTTTGATTAACTTTAGCATATGGATTCATATCTTATTTTTGTAGTCTTGTGTGGATACAGTTTTATTACTGAACAGatacat contains these protein-coding regions:
- the ING3 gene encoding inhibitor of growth protein 3 isoform X4; protein product: MLYLEDYLEMIEQLPMDLRDRFTEMREMDLQVQNAMDQLEQRVSEFFMNAKKNKPEWREEQMASIKKDYYKALEDADEKVQLANQIYDLSSVSTFWFLCGREPESPQSVVGQEPYILAKSTLL